ACGCTGACGATCCTGGGCTGCGCCTATCTGCTGTTCAGCCTGCCGGAATCCACGCTGATCCGCTTTGGCGCGTGGAATGTGATCGGACTGCTGTTCTACATATTCTACAGCCGCAGCCGCAGCACCGCCCGGCAAGAGGCTGCCGACGCCTGACGGCGGCGCAGCCTTCCCTCTTCGTTTCAACTTGATCCCAAGGAGATCGCGATGACACGCGCCCTTTTTGCCGCCCTTCTTGCCACCGCCAGCCTGACTATGCCTGCCGCCGCCAGGACGGCTTTCGACGGCGTCTGGCTGTTCGACAAGACGCCGCCCACGCCGGGCGTCACCATGATGGAGGTCAAGAGCAAGGGCGCGAAGATCGAAGGGCGCGTCACCACGCTATGGTATGGCCCGGTCGAGATGCTCAACCCGCGCATCGAGGACGGCAAGCTGCTGTTCGAGGCGCGCAACATCAACGATCGCGATCATCCGACCCGCAACTGGAGCGTCGTCCTGAAGGATGGGCAGCCGCATCTGGAAGGCCAGATCTGGGAGAGCAAGATCGCGATCGACGGCTATCGCGGCACAGCCAAGGACGCCAAGGTCCGCGCTTTCCGCTTCGCCGCCTTGCCGCCGTTGGGCCAGCCCATCCCCAGCAAACTGGCCGCGACGCCGCCGATGGGCTGGAGCAGCTGGAACAAGTTCGCCGAGCATATCGACGACAAGACCGTGCGCGCCATGGCCGATGCCATGGTATCGACCGGCCTGCGTGACGCGGGCTACACCTATATCAACATCGACGATGGCTGGCAGGGGACACGCGACGCGACAGGCGTGCTGCAACCCAATGCGAAGTTTCCCGACATGAAGGCGCTGACCGATTACGTTCATGCCAAGGGACTGAAGATCGGCATCTATAGCTCTCAGGGGCCGCGCACCTGCGCGGGTTATGAGGGCAGCTATGGCCATGTCGCGCAGGATGCGAAGCGCTTCGCCGACTGGGGCTTCGACTATCTGAAATATGACCTCTGTTCGGGCGAATGGTTCTATGCCGATGCCGATACGGTCGAGCGCAGTTACCATGAAATGGGCGCGGCCTTGCAGGCGACCGGGCGGGAGATGATCTTTTCGCTGTGCGAATATGGCCGGTTCGATGTCGGCAGCTGGGGCCGGGACGTGGGCGGGCAATTGTGGCGCACGACCGGCGACATCACCGACGATCATGAGACGATGGCCAAGATCGGCTTCGACAAAAATGGCAACGCGGCCCATGCCGGTCCGCATGGCTGGAACGACCCTGACATGCTGGAAATCGGCAATGGCGGGATGAGCGCCGACGCATATCGCACCCATATGACGCTGTGGGCCATGTCCGCCGCGCCGCTGATGATGGGGCATGACCTGCGTGAGACGGATGCGGCGACGCTGGCGATGCTGACCAACCGCCGCATCATCGCGATCGACCAGGATGCGCGCGGCGTACAGGGCAAGGCCGTGCGTAAGCAGGGCGCTCTGGAAATCTGGGCCAAGCCGCTGGCCGACGGACGGGTCGCGCTGGCCCTGTTCAACCGCGGTACGGAAGGCGCCACGATGGCGCTGACGGCAGCAGATGCCGGGCTTTCCGCGATCGCGCAGGTCGAGGATCAATGGTCGGGCGCTACGGCGGCGGCTCTGCCCGGCAGCTATGATGTGTCGGCGCACGGCGCGGTGATGGTCGTGGTGAAGGGCCGGTAACAGGCAAAGGGGGAGTATCATGCGCATTTGGATGCACTCCAGCGCGACCGGCGCGCTGATCGCCGGCCTTCTTCTCTCCCCCGCCGCGTCCCAGACCAGCCCGCCCGAATGGGAGCAGCCGGACGTTATCCGGCAGGGCGCCGAGCCGATGCATACGACGTTCGACGGGTTCGAGACGCGTGCGGGCGCCCTTTCACGCGATGTGGCGCGGTCGCGCTATCATCTCTCACTCGACGGGGACTGGCAGTTCCACCTCTCGCCCAATCCAGAGAGCCGACCTGTCGATTTTTACCGCCCCGGTTTCGACGCCGGCGAATGGGGTACGATCAAGGTGCCGGGGATATGGCAGGCGGAAGGGCATGGCCGGCCGGTCTTCGTCGGCAGCGGCTATCCCTTTCCGCGCAACCAGCCGAAGATCGAGCATAGCCTCAACGAAGTCGGTTCCTACCGACGCGAGTTGACGATCCCGGCGCATTTTGCCGGACGACGCCTGCTCCTCACGGTGGGGGCGGCTGGGGCGGCCTATTATCTGTGGGTCAATGGCGAGCGGGTCGGCTATTCCGAGGACAGCAAACTGCCGACCGAGTTCGACATCAGCCGTCATGCGAAGCCCGGTCGCAATATCGTGGCGATCGAACTCTATCGCTTCGCGGACGGCAGCTATCTGGAGGATCAGGACTTCTGGCGGGTCAACGGTATCGAGCGGAGCATCAGCCTCTATGCCGCGCCGCACACCCATATCACCGACCTGACCGTCGATGCGGGGCTGGAGCATGACTATCGTGACGGGCGGCTGGGGCTAACGGTCGCGATCGGCGACGCACCCGCCGAGATGCGCGTGCGCGCCACGCTGCTGGATGGCGGACGAAGCCTGCTGGTGCGCGAGGCAGC
This window of the Sphingobium sp. CR2-8 genome carries:
- a CDS encoding glycoside hydrolase family 27 protein: MTRALFAALLATASLTMPAAARTAFDGVWLFDKTPPTPGVTMMEVKSKGAKIEGRVTTLWYGPVEMLNPRIEDGKLLFEARNINDRDHPTRNWSVVLKDGQPHLEGQIWESKIAIDGYRGTAKDAKVRAFRFAALPPLGQPIPSKLAATPPMGWSSWNKFAEHIDDKTVRAMADAMVSTGLRDAGYTYINIDDGWQGTRDATGVLQPNAKFPDMKALTDYVHAKGLKIGIYSSQGPRTCAGYEGSYGHVAQDAKRFADWGFDYLKYDLCSGEWFYADADTVERSYHEMGAALQATGREMIFSLCEYGRFDVGSWGRDVGGQLWRTTGDITDDHETMAKIGFDKNGNAAHAGPHGWNDPDMLEIGNGGMSADAYRTHMTLWAMSAAPLMMGHDLRETDAATLAMLTNRRIIAIDQDARGVQGKAVRKQGALEIWAKPLADGRVALALFNRGTEGATMALTAADAGLSAIAQVEDQWSGATAAALPGSYDVSAHGAVMVVVKGR